Part of the Eshraghiella crossota genome is shown below.
AGTTGAAAATCTTGAGCATCGTGCAGGAAAAGATGCAGAAGGAAAAACCGGTGACGGCGTGGGTATTCTCCTTCAGATTTCCCATAAATTTTTTGAAAAGGCAGCTAAGAACCTTGGAATTAATATAGGAAAGGAAAGGGAATACGGCGTAGGAATGTTCTTTTTCTCCCAGGACGAGTTTAAGAGAAAACAGGCAATGAAGATGTTTGAGATTATTGCCCAAAAAGAAGGACTTGAATTCCTCGGCTGGAGAAAAGTACCTACAAGACCGGAAGTGCTGGGTAAAAAGGCACTTGATGTTATGCCGGGAATTTACCAGTGTTTCGTAAAGAAGCCTGAAGACTGTGAAGAGGGACTTCCTTTCGACAGAAAGCTTTATATATTAAGGAAAGTGTTTGAGCAGAGCAACGAAGATACCTATGTTGTATCCCTTTCAAGCAGGACAATAGTATATAAAGGAATGTTCCTTGTAGGACAGTTAAGAACATTTTTTGAGGACCTTAACAGTCCGGATTATGAATCAGCCATTGCACTTGTCCACTCAAGATTCAGTACCAACACCAATCCAAGCTGGAGAAGGGCGCATCCTAACAGATTTATAGTTCATAATGGTGAAATCAATACAATTAAAGGTAATGCCGACAAGATGCTTGCCAGGGAAGAAAATATGGAAAGCAAGTATTTCAAAGGCGTAATGCACAAGGTAATACCTGTTGTCAATACAGAAGGCTCCGATTCGGCAATGCTTGATAATACACTTGAATTCCTTGTAATGAGCGGAATGGATTTACCGCTTGCCGTAATGATTACAATTCCTGAGCCATGGACGCATAATAAATTAATCAGCAGGGAAAAGAAAGATTTTTATCAGTATTACGCAACAATGATGGAACCATGGGACGGACCTGCATCAATTCTTTTCTCAGACGGGGACATAATGGGAGCCGTCCTTGACAGAAACGGATTAAGACCATCCCGTTATTATATTACAAAAGACGGTGAACTTATTCTTTCATCAGAGGTTGGCGTACTTGACATAGACCCTGCCAATATTGAGATTAAAGAAAGACTTCATCCGGGCAAAATGCTTCTTGTCGATACGGTTGCAGGCCGTGTTATCGATGATGATGAACTTAAGGAAAAATACGCTTGCAGAGAGCCTTACGGTGAATGGCTTGACAATAACCTTATTGAACTTAGGGACTTAAAGATTCCTAATAAAAAGGTAATCGAATATGAAAAAACAGAGCGTGCAAGACTTCAGAAATCTTTCGGATACACATACGAAGATTTTCATTCAATTATCCTGACAATGGCAAAAAACGGCGGAGAGCCTATCGCAGCCATGGGTGTTGATACGCCGCTTGCACCTATTTCAAAACAGAATCCTTCATTATTTGAGTATTTCAAACAGCTTTTTGCACAGGTAACCAATCCTCCTATCGACTCACTCAGGGAGAAAATTGTAACATCAACGGCAGTATATATAGGAACAGACGGAAATATTCTTGAGGAAAAAGCAGAAAACTGCCATATGCTCAGAATTAATAATCCGATCCTTACCAATACGGACTTGTTGAAGATTAAAAATATGAACAACGAGGGATTTAAGGTAGCTGAAATTCCTATTACCTATTATAAAAATACATCCCTTGAAAAAGCTATTGAAAGAATGTTCATGGAGGCTGACAGGGCACACAGCGACGGTGCCAACATACTTATACTTACAGACAGGGGCGTGGATGAAAACCATGTGGCAATTCCTTCACTTCTTGCAGTATCGGCTATGCAGCAGCACCTTGTTGTAACCAAGAAAAGAACAAGCGTTGCCATGATTCTTGAAAGCGGCGAACCAAGAACGGTTCATCATTTTGCAGCACTTTTAGGCTATGGTGCCTGTGCTATTAATCCATATCTTGCACAGGATACAATCAAGGAATTAATTAATATCGGACTCCTTGACAAAGATTACTATGCGGCAGTAGACGACTATAACAAAGCCGTTATATCGGGAATTACCAAGATTGCGGCTAAAATGGGTATTTCAACAATCCAGTCATATCAGGGTTCAAAGATATTTGAAGCAATCGGTATTGCACCTGAAGTTATTGATAAATATTTTACCGGAACTGTAAGCAGAATCGGTGGAATTACCCTTAAAGATATTGAAAATGACGTAAATGCAAGACATTCAAGAGCTTTTGACCCACTTGGACTTACTTCAGATGAGACTTTTGACAGTGTGGGCAGCCATAAATTAAGAAGTGGAAAAGAGGAACATCTCTACAATCCACAGACAATCCATCTTTTACAGCTTGCAACAAGAACAGGCGATTACAATACTTTTAAAGAGTATTCAAAACTTATAAACGAAGAAATGGATCCTGTAACCATAAGAGGACTTATGGATTTCAAATTCCCTGAAAAAGGAATCCCTATCGAAGAGGTTGAAAGTGTTGACTCAATCGTAAAGAGATTTAAAACAGGTGCCATGTCTTACGGCTCTATTTCAAAAGAAGCCCATGAAACGCTTGCTATAGCAATGAATATGCTTCACGGACGTTCAAACAGCGGTGAAGGCGGTGAGAGCATTGACAGACTTACACCGGGTACTGACGGACTCAACAGATGTTCGGCAATCAAGCAGGTGGCTTCCGGACGTTTTGGCGTAACTTCAAGATATCTTGTAAGTGCCAATGAAATCCAGATTAAAATGGCACAGGGCGCTAAACCGGGTGAAGGCGGACATTTACCCGGAAAGAAAGTATATCCTTGGATTGCAAAAACAAGACTTTCAACACCGGGCGTAAGCCTTATATCACCACCACCTCATCATGATATTTATTCAATCGAGGACCTTGCGGAACTTATTTACGACCTTAAAAATGCTAACGATAAAGCAAGAATTTCCGTAAAACTTGTATCAGAAGCAGGTGTAGGTACAATTGCGGCAGGTGTGGCAAAAGCTGGAGCACAGGTAATCCTTATCTCAGGATATGACGGAGGTACAGGAGCAGCTCCAAGAACCTCAATTCACAATGCAGGACTTCCTTGGGAACTTGGACTTGCGGAAGCACACCAGACACTCATAATGAATGGCCTCCGTAATAAAGTTGTGGTTGAAACAGACGGTAAACTTATGACCGGACGTGACGTAGCCATTGCCTGTCTTTTAGGAGCAGAGGAATTCGGCTTTGCAACAGCACCTCTTGTAACACTTGGATGTGTAATGATGAGGGTATGTAACCTTGATACATGTCCTGTGGGAATTGCGACACAGAACCCTGAACTCAGAAAGAGATTTGCAGGTAAACCTGAATATGTAGTTAATTTTATGAAGTTTATTGCAGAAGAACTTCGTGAATATATGGCAAAACTCGGTGTAAGAACACTTGATGAAATGTGCGGACGTTCCGATTTACTTGTCCAGAAGACAGACGAGATAAAAGACAGAATAGGCAAAATCGACCTTTCATCAATACTTAACAACCCATTTGCCAATAATGAAAAAATGGATTATGAACATAAGAACTGGTATGATTTCGGACTTGAAAAAACACTTGATACAACAGTCCTTAAGAAACAGCTTATGCCGGCACTTCAGAAAAAACAGAAGAGAATTGTTGAGGTAGATGTAACTAACACAACCAGCAGGGCATTTGGTACAATGTTCGGTTCTGAAATTACAAGACTTTACGACGATAAACTTGACGAAGACACATATACAATCAAGTGCCACGGAAACGGCGGACAAAGCTTTGGCGCATTTATTCCAAAAGGACTTACCATTGAACTTATCGGAGACTCCAACGACTACTTCGGTAAAGGTCTTTCAGGCGGTAAACTTGTGGTATATCCACCTGCAGCTTCTACCTTCAAATTTGATGAAAACATTCTTATAGGTAACGTTGCTTTATATGGTGCTACAAGTGGTGAGGCTTATATAAACGGCGTGGCAGGCGAAAGATTCTGCGTTCGTAACTCAGGTGCCACGGCAGTTGTCGAAGGTGTCGGTGAACATGGCTGCGAATATATGACAGGCGGCTGCGTTGTAGTTCTTGGCAGAACCGGAAAGAACTTTGCCGCAGGTATGAGCGGCGGTACGGCTTATGTGCTTGATGAGGACAACAAACTTTATCTTAACCTTAACAAAGAGCTTGTAAGTTCGGAAGTTGTTACAGACAAGTATGATGTAATACAACTTAAAGAACTTATCCAGAAACATGTTGCATACACTAACTCTGAAAAGGGCAAGAAAATACTGGATAATTTCAGTGAGTATCTTCCTAAATTCAAGAAAATTATGCCACATGATTATAAGAAGATGTTAAATACAATTGTTCAGATGGAAGAAAAAGGTCTTTCAAGCGAACAGGCACAGATAGAAGCATTTTATGAGATGACTAAATAAACAGGAAGGAGCAATCAAAATGGGAAAACCAACAGGATTTATGGAATATGACAGAGTCGACAGCGAGGCTTTTGACCCAAAAGAGAGAATTAAAAATTTTAATGAATTTCATACACCGCTTTCGCCTGAAAAACAGCGTACACAGGCTGCACGCTGTATGGATTGCGGAGTTCCTTTCTGCCAGTCAGGAAAAATGCTCAAAGGAATGATTTCAGGTTGTCCTTTGAACAATCTTATTCCTGAATGGAATGAACTTTTATACCTTGGAAATTACAAAAGAGCATATCACCGTCTTGCCAAAACAAGTAATTTTCCTGAATTCACTTCAAGAGTATGTCCGGGTCTTTGCGAAAAGGCTTGTACATGCGGTCTGAACGGCGATGCCGTTACCACAAAGGAAAACGAAAAAACAATTATTGAATATGCTTTTGAGCATGGTTACGTTAAGCCTAAAATCCCTGCTGTGCGCACCGGAAAAAAAGTTGCCGTAATCGGTTCCGGTCCTTCGGGACTTGCAGCAGCGGACCTTCTTAATATGAGAGGACATAGTGTTACGGTTTACGAAAAATCAGACAGACCGGGTGGACTTCTGATGTACGGAATACCTAACATGAAACTTGAAAAACACATAATTGACAGACGTATCAATTTAATGAAGGAAGAGGGCATTGAGTTTGTAACAGGTGTGAATGTTGGAACAGACATTAAAGCCAACAAACTCCTAAAAGAATATGATGTGGTTATTCTTGCCTGCGGTGCCGGCAATCCTAGAGACATAAAGGCAGAGGGCAGGGATGCAGAGGGCATATATTTTGCGGTGGATTACCTTAAATCCGTAACCAAGAGCCTCCTTGATTCAGACTTCAAGGACAAAAAATACATTGACCCTAAGGGTAAAAATGTTGTTGTAATCGGTGGCGGTGACACAGGAAATGACTGTGTAGGCACATCAATAAGACTTGGCTGCAAATCAATCACACAGCTTGAAATGATGCCAAAAGCCCCTGATTTCAGAACAGCCGACAATCCATGGCCACAGTGGCCAAAGGTCTGCAAGACAGACTACGGTCAGGAGGAAGCCATCGCTGTTTTCGGTCATGACCCAAGAATATACCAGACCACGGTCAAAGAATTCGTTAAGGATAAAAACGGAAACCTTTCAAAACTCATCTGCGTAAAACTTGAATCCAAAAAAGATGAAAAAACAGGCAGGATGATGATGGCAGAGGTTGCAGGCAGCGAATTTGAACTGCCTTGTGAGATGGTTCTTATTGCAGCCGGCTTCTTAGGCTCGCAGAAATACGTTACCGATGCGTTTGGCGTTGAGGTTGACGGCAGAACCAACGTTAAGACCGCACCTGATTCTTTTGCCACTAACGTACCTAAAGTATTTACAGCAGGTGACATGCACATCGGACAGTCCCTTGTAGTCCGTGCAATCAGACAGGGACGTGACGTTGCAAGGGAAGTTGACAAATGTCTCATGGGATATACCAATCTTGAATAAAACAAAGCTTTATTGAAATTCGGCGCAATATTCACATTCATGGATATTGCGCTGTTTTTGTGAGGTGGGGGGAGGAGATTATGGAAGTCAAGAAATTATAAAAAGAGAAAAATACTTACGCCGATATACAACGAAACACTTATGAGATAATCGTTTTGAACCTTTGCAGTGGACCAGACTGCTGGTTCATAAGGGGCTTTGGGAAGCGGCAGCATAAATTCTCTTTCTTCATCTTCGAAAGCAGAACGTCGGTTTCCAAGTCTCTTTTTAAATGGGCGGAGATTGATTTCCTCCAGTTTCTGAGAAACTGCCGTTTTTGCTTCTTCAATAGAAGTCCTTTTGATAATCAGATGAAAATATCTGTCGATTGAGGTCGAAACTGATTGACTATGTGAGATAAGGAAGGTACAATTTATTTTGAGGTCGCAAATTGCGACCTCAAAATAAAAAAAGTAGGAGAGATGCTGGTTTGTCTGATAATACAAATATACCTGTAATAGTTGAAAATACAGATGATAGAATTGAA
Proteins encoded:
- the gltB gene encoding glutamate synthase large subunit; translation: MDKQNERNTGLYNKSFEHDNCGIGAIVNIKGIKTHKTVEKALSIVENLEHRAGKDAEGKTGDGVGILLQISHKFFEKAAKNLGINIGKEREYGVGMFFFSQDEFKRKQAMKMFEIIAQKEGLEFLGWRKVPTRPEVLGKKALDVMPGIYQCFVKKPEDCEEGLPFDRKLYILRKVFEQSNEDTYVVSLSSRTIVYKGMFLVGQLRTFFEDLNSPDYESAIALVHSRFSTNTNPSWRRAHPNRFIVHNGEINTIKGNADKMLAREENMESKYFKGVMHKVIPVVNTEGSDSAMLDNTLEFLVMSGMDLPLAVMITIPEPWTHNKLISREKKDFYQYYATMMEPWDGPASILFSDGDIMGAVLDRNGLRPSRYYITKDGELILSSEVGVLDIDPANIEIKERLHPGKMLLVDTVAGRVIDDDELKEKYACREPYGEWLDNNLIELRDLKIPNKKVIEYEKTERARLQKSFGYTYEDFHSIILTMAKNGGEPIAAMGVDTPLAPISKQNPSLFEYFKQLFAQVTNPPIDSLREKIVTSTAVYIGTDGNILEEKAENCHMLRINNPILTNTDLLKIKNMNNEGFKVAEIPITYYKNTSLEKAIERMFMEADRAHSDGANILILTDRGVDENHVAIPSLLAVSAMQQHLVVTKKRTSVAMILESGEPRTVHHFAALLGYGACAINPYLAQDTIKELINIGLLDKDYYAAVDDYNKAVISGITKIAAKMGISTIQSYQGSKIFEAIGIAPEVIDKYFTGTVSRIGGITLKDIENDVNARHSRAFDPLGLTSDETFDSVGSHKLRSGKEEHLYNPQTIHLLQLATRTGDYNTFKEYSKLINEEMDPVTIRGLMDFKFPEKGIPIEEVESVDSIVKRFKTGAMSYGSISKEAHETLAIAMNMLHGRSNSGEGGESIDRLTPGTDGLNRCSAIKQVASGRFGVTSRYLVSANEIQIKMAQGAKPGEGGHLPGKKVYPWIAKTRLSTPGVSLISPPPHHDIYSIEDLAELIYDLKNANDKARISVKLVSEAGVGTIAAGVAKAGAQVILISGYDGGTGAAPRTSIHNAGLPWELGLAEAHQTLIMNGLRNKVVVETDGKLMTGRDVAIACLLGAEEFGFATAPLVTLGCVMMRVCNLDTCPVGIATQNPELRKRFAGKPEYVVNFMKFIAEELREYMAKLGVRTLDEMCGRSDLLVQKTDEIKDRIGKIDLSSILNNPFANNEKMDYEHKNWYDFGLEKTLDTTVLKKQLMPALQKKQKRIVEVDVTNTTSRAFGTMFGSEITRLYDDKLDEDTYTIKCHGNGGQSFGAFIPKGLTIELIGDSNDYFGKGLSGGKLVVYPPAASTFKFDENILIGNVALYGATSGEAYINGVAGERFCVRNSGATAVVEGVGEHGCEYMTGGCVVVLGRTGKNFAAGMSGGTAYVLDEDNKLYLNLNKELVSSEVVTDKYDVIQLKELIQKHVAYTNSEKGKKILDNFSEYLPKFKKIMPHDYKKMLNTIVQMEEKGLSSEQAQIEAFYEMTK
- a CDS encoding glutamate synthase subunit beta, with the protein product MGKPTGFMEYDRVDSEAFDPKERIKNFNEFHTPLSPEKQRTQAARCMDCGVPFCQSGKMLKGMISGCPLNNLIPEWNELLYLGNYKRAYHRLAKTSNFPEFTSRVCPGLCEKACTCGLNGDAVTTKENEKTIIEYAFEHGYVKPKIPAVRTGKKVAVIGSGPSGLAAADLLNMRGHSVTVYEKSDRPGGLLMYGIPNMKLEKHIIDRRINLMKEEGIEFVTGVNVGTDIKANKLLKEYDVVILACGAGNPRDIKAEGRDAEGIYFAVDYLKSVTKSLLDSDFKDKKYIDPKGKNVVVIGGGDTGNDCVGTSIRLGCKSITQLEMMPKAPDFRTADNPWPQWPKVCKTDYGQEEAIAVFGHDPRIYQTTVKEFVKDKNGNLSKLICVKLESKKDEKTGRMMMAEVAGSEFELPCEMVLIAAGFLGSQKYVTDAFGVEVDGRTNVKTAPDSFATNVPKVFTAGDMHIGQSLVVRAIRQGRDVAREVDKCLMGYTNLE